In Macrobrachium rosenbergii isolate ZJJX-2024 chromosome 6, ASM4041242v1, whole genome shotgun sequence, a genomic segment contains:
- the LOC136839601 gene encoding ATP synthase subunit C lysine N-methyltransferase isoform X1, whose product MQQEKDSNEVCEICSIIRGENVVLGEKNHQEQNIRKSNIGLALVGITGGAAVALSVIAAPFVTPALRKVCLPYVPATTEQVNNVLRALRGRSGRLVDLGSGDGRIVVAAAQKAQLESVGVELNPWLVWYSRWKAWRSGVSSSTSFITHDLWKLNLLNYKNIVIFGVEEMMPQLERKLVQELSSDGLVVACRFPLPTWQPIASFGSGIDTVWLYQRP is encoded by the exons ATGCAACAAGAGAAAGACAGTAACGAAGTGTGTGAGATATGTTCTATAATTCGTGGTGAAAACGTTGTCTTAGGGGAAAA GAATCATCAGGAACAAAACATCCGAAAGAGTAACATAGGTTTAGCTTTGGTCGGAATTACTGGAGGGGCAGCTGTTGCGCTGAGTGTCATTGCTGCACCTTTTGTGACACCAGCTTTAAGGAAG gTATGTTTACCATATGTACCAGCTACCACAGAGCAAGTGAATAATGTCTTGAGGGCATTAAGGGGCCGCAGTGGGCGCTTAGTTGATCTTGGCAGTGGTGATGGCCGAATT gttGTGGCAGCTGCTCAAAAAGCTCAACTTGAAAGTGTAGGTGTGGAACTAAACCCATGGCTTGTGTGGTATTCACGGTGGAAAGCTTGGAGAAGTGGAGTGTCTTCATCAACGTCTTTCATAACTCATGATCTTTGGAAACTCAACTtacttaattacaaaaatattgtgATATTTGGGGTTGAAGAGATG ATGCCacaactggaaaggaaattggtccAAGAGCTGTCCTCTGATGGTCTTGTTGTTGCATGCAGATTTCCTCTGCCAACTTGGCAACCCATAGCTTCATTTGGAAGTGGAATTGATACAGTCTGGCTATACCAGAGACCATAA
- the LOC136839601 gene encoding ATP synthase subunit C lysine N-methyltransferase isoform X2: MQQEKDSNEVCEICSIIRGENVVLGEKNHQEQNIRKSNIGLALVGITGGAAVALSVIAAPFVTPALRKVVAAAQKAQLESVGVELNPWLVWYSRWKAWRSGVSSSTSFITHDLWKLNLLNYKNIVIFGVEEMMPQLERKLVQELSSDGLVVACRFPLPTWQPIASFGSGIDTVWLYQRP; the protein is encoded by the exons ATGCAACAAGAGAAAGACAGTAACGAAGTGTGTGAGATATGTTCTATAATTCGTGGTGAAAACGTTGTCTTAGGGGAAAA GAATCATCAGGAACAAAACATCCGAAAGAGTAACATAGGTTTAGCTTTGGTCGGAATTACTGGAGGGGCAGCTGTTGCGCTGAGTGTCATTGCTGCACCTTTTGTGACACCAGCTTTAAGGAAG gttGTGGCAGCTGCTCAAAAAGCTCAACTTGAAAGTGTAGGTGTGGAACTAAACCCATGGCTTGTGTGGTATTCACGGTGGAAAGCTTGGAGAAGTGGAGTGTCTTCATCAACGTCTTTCATAACTCATGATCTTTGGAAACTCAACTtacttaattacaaaaatattgtgATATTTGGGGTTGAAGAGATG ATGCCacaactggaaaggaaattggtccAAGAGCTGTCCTCTGATGGTCTTGTTGTTGCATGCAGATTTCCTCTGCCAACTTGGCAACCCATAGCTTCATTTGGAAGTGGAATTGATACAGTCTGGCTATACCAGAGACCATAA